One Denticeps clupeoides chromosome 3, fDenClu1.1, whole genome shotgun sequence DNA window includes the following coding sequences:
- the ubn2a gene encoding ubinuclein-2a isoform X6 has translation MAEPRKVQFVTLSAFAAGPGAECRKRRLDDVAVLNGDEGFEKPETGAGAAGLFIKTGDIDHDCGVGEVRGVTVRLNLNLAEPSEHSSVEFNYPELVQSLQAKKAPLSQTCLHDPSDPFNDDEREQQHLEALAKKFVNKYGNAAKKKRKDRMQDLIDIGFGYDESDPFIDNSEAYDELVPASLTTKLGGFYINTGTLQFRAASESEGEEGSKEGTSSKVKDGEEQFKKRKRKEGTGLEEKKPRKNRAPKQGVSALNMHRPEKKKRKKLMKDSLSLAAMLRRFTREKEEMHKKNMGPLHPGLTTHHANHMRHNSYTHGNSSSSAVAAGNSNNDISLADLTADPAMISLLSSANESELQDLLSDLDFTMLDANPLTSSPGRENGMMGVGGCLGPKAGGAAMGRGQVAAGMLSPPLLPDGLPAPLTKRIEDLRAASRQFDQEGRKKFFTLDMNNILLDIELQVQEQPVVVRSAIYSHMEAFVPCNKEALLKRLKKLSLNIQDDRLRTPLLKLKLAVCSVMPEQIARYSMDCMAKTAAKQQSEEVEKNGSEDDDEEKPGKRVMGPRKKFLWDDKLRVLLCNLVRVKLSYYEQEPQCSLSVEDYLKAFMENEVKPLWPKGWMQARMLFKESRAVHGHLTGLGRKKVVPTSKMSKTKVWIHRPGPVVINPAPSPTLAVRPQTASPSEPICLSDSLDEDLAANSLDSISQALALLSNAAKDLAQNNGPLSSSPPVVSGPAPVTHYSSTAVQSLTVKVESPVMTLANVNTLSTSASPSLSSLPASTSGSRPEAFVTMKDIGSLSQAQIHQIAATYRPATGIKSPSPPKPRPPPTALPLLLPQQQKPFNPPMARPGSAAASPTGLAKNSANKPGGIVVNVSQQPRGNSHTPQPPPRVPSSPSPVPSSPSTSSSHTKHKVVSQSSFITPMQVTLTKSPHSSSSPIIKLTPRPPASTPPPSSSQSSSPTVPHARPQVISSPLQYSPKSPAFRPSFSMQSVVAVKPGAGSYSFAGGQKAPLSAGGSATNPSSVSTPPSGTRQENNVSPLANHGQRQRPVGGNTKATAIRCAATTLPSSTSSSHLSQVSSAAGSSLLGSVPPSLPLGFGMLGGLVPVSLPFQLPPLLNFTPPGAPGCSTMGSPPGTNSGYTLAQNLFKSLQSGSQSALPPQLQLSFSDANQSQGGHVKRKSH, from the exons ATGGCCGAACCGAGAAAAGTACAGTTTGTCACCCTGTCGGCCTTCGCCGCCGGCCCGGGCGCCGAATGCAGGAAACGTCGACTGGACGACGTGGCCGTGCTGAACGGAGACGAGGGCTTTGAGAAGCCCGAGACAGGGGCAGGGGCGGCGGGTTTGTTCATCAAAACCGGCGACATCGACCACGACTGCGGCGTCGGGGAGGTGAGAGGAGTTACCGTACGGCTTAACCTGAACCTCGCAGAACCCAGCGAGCACTCGTCGGTCGAGTTCAACTACCCGGAGCTCGTCCAGTCTCTACAG GCAAAAAAGGCACCTCTGAGTCAAACTTGTCTCCATGATCCCAGTGACCCTTTCAATGATGATGAGAGGGAGCAGCAACACTTGGAAGCTTTGGCCAAAAAGTTTGTAAACAAATAT ggaAATGCTGctaagaagaagaggaaggacCGAATGCAGGACCTGATTGATATTGGGTTTGGTTATGATGAGAGCGACCCATTCATAGACAACTCTGAAGCT TATGATGAACTTGTTCCGGCATCTCTGACTACCAAACTGGGGGGCTTCTACATCAACACGGGTACACTGCAGTTCCGCGCTGCCTCTGAGTCTGAGGGAGAGGAGGGAAGCAAGGAGGGTACATCTAGT AAGGTAAAGGATGGTGAAGAGCAGTTCAAGAAGCGGAAACGAAAAGAGGGAACCGGATTGGAAGAGAAGAAACCTCGAAAGAACAGAGCACCCAAGCAAGG GGTTAGTGCCCTCAACATGCACCGGCCAGAGAAGAAGAAACGCAAGAAGCTAATGAAGGACTCGCTGTCCTTGGCGGCCATGCTGCGCCGCTTTACCCGTGAGAAGGAGGAGATGCACAAGAAGAACATGGGGCCACTGCACCCCGGACTGACCACCCATCATGCCAACCACATGCGCCACAACTCCTACAcccatggcaacagcagctcTTCAGCAGTCGCTGCTGGCAACAGCAACAATGATATCTCGCTAGCTGATCTGACAGCCGACCCGGCCATGATATCGCTGCTGAGCTCAGCCAATGAGAGTGAGCTGCAGGACCTCCTGAGTGACCTGGATTTCACCATGCTGGATGCTAATCCTCTGACCTCCAGCCCTGGTCGAGAGAATGGAATGATGGGAGTTGGAGGTTGTCTGGGACCGAAGGCAGGTGGGGCTGCAATGGGGAGGGGTCAAGTGGCAGCAGGAATGCTGTCACCCCCCTTGCTACCTGACGGACTGCCTGCGCCTCTCACCAAACGCATTGAGGATCTGCGTGCG GCATCAAGACAGTTTGACCAGGAAGGCAGGAAGAAGTTCTTCACTTTGGACATGAACAACATCCTGCTGGA CATCGAGCTGCAAGTACAGGAGCAGCCGGTGGTGGTGCGCTCGGCCATTTACTCGCACATGGAGGCCTTCGTCCCCTGCAACAAAGAGGCTCTGCTCAAGCGCCTCAAGAAGCTGAGCCTCAACATACAA GACGACCGTCTTCGCACGCCCCTACTGAAGCTCAAGCTGGCAGTGTGCAGCGTGATGCCAGAGCAGATCGCAAGATACAGCATGGACTGCATGGCAAAGACCGCGGCAAA gcagCAATctgaggaggtggagaagaatGGCTCTGAAGATGACGATGAGGAGAAACCTGGGAAGAGGGTCATGGGACCAAGGAAGAAGTTTCTCTGGGATGACAAACTCAG ggtCCTGCTGTGTAACCTTGTACGGGTGAAGCTCAGCTACTATGAGCAGGAGCCCCAGTGCTCCCTCTCTGTGGAGGACTACCTCAAGGCCTTTATGGAGAATGAGGTCAAGCCGCTTTGGCCTAAAGGATGGATGCAGGCCAG aATGCTGTTTAAAGAGAGTCGGGCTGTGCATGGACATCTCACTGGCCT CGGCAGGAAAAAGGTGGTCCCCACCTCCAAAATGTCCAAGACCAAG GTTTGGATCCACAGGCCCGGTCCGGTTGTTATCAACCCGGCTCCTTCACCCACCCTGGCAGTTCGCCCACAGACCGCGTCCCCCTCAGAGCCCATCTGCCTTTCTGATTCACTGGACGAAGACTTGGCTGCCAACTCTCTGGACTCTATTTCGCAGGCTCTTGCTCTCCTGAGCAACGCTGCTAAGGATCTTGCCCAAAACAACGGCCCCTTGTCCTCCTCCCCACCCGTCGTGTCTGGACCGGCTCCGGTCACTCACTACTCCTCCACCGCGGTACAGTCCCTTACTGTCAAGGTGGAGAGTCCAGTCATGACGCTGGCTAACGTCAACACTTTATCTACCTCTGCCTCTCCGTCGCTCTCTTCCCTGCCTGCCTCCACCTCAGGGTCCCGCCCCGAGGCTTTTGTGACTATGAAGGACATCGGCTCACTGTCACAAGCTCAGATACACCAGATTGCAGCAACGTACCGGCCGGCCACTGGGATCAAATCCCCCTCCCCGCCCAAACCGCGGCCGCCACCCACTGCATTGCCTCTCCTACTTCCCCAGCAGCAGAAGCCTTTCAACCCCCCGATGGCAAGGCCGGGTTCAGCTGCGGCATCGCCAACTGGACTGGCCAAGAATTCGGCTAATAAACCTGGCGGGATTGTGGTGAATGTTTCTCAGCAGCCCCGTGGGAATTCCCACACCCCTCAGCCTCCACCTCGTGTCCCTAGCTCACCCTCCCCAGTGCCATCTTCCCCCTCAACCTCTTCATCCCACACAAAGCACAAAGTAGTTTCGCAGTCCAGCTTCATCACACCCATGCAAGTTACCCTAACAAAGTCCCCCCACAGCAGCAGCTCCCCAATCATAAAACTCACACCACGCCCCCCTGCCTCTACCCCACCACCCTCATCCTCCCAGTCCTCGTCCCCTACAGTCCCACATGCGCGTCCACAGGTGATATCCAGCCCTCTCCAGTACAGCCCCAAGAGTCCCGCCTTCAGACCCTCCTTTTCCATGCAGAGCGTTGTGGCAGTCAAACCAGGGGCAGGCAGTTACAGCTTTGCAGGTGGACAGAAAGCGCCCCTCAGTGCAGGTGGCAGTGCCACCAACCCCAGTTCTGTCAGCACACCTCCTTCAGGCACTCGCCAAGAAAACAACGTCTCCCCATTAGCCAATCACGGACAGAGGCAAAGGCCGGTGGGGGGCAACACCAAGGCCACGGCCATCCGATGTGCGGCAACCACgctaccctcctccacatcgTCCTCACACCTCTCTCAA GTGTCAtcagcagcaggcagcagcTTGTTGGGCTCGGTTCCCCCATCACTGCCCCTGGGCTTTGGCATGTTGGGTGGACTGGTCCCAGTCTCCCTGCCCTTCCAATTACCCCCCCTGCTCAATTTCACTCCGCCCGGTGCTCCAGGCTGCAGCACCATGGGCTCCCCACCTGGAACCAACTCAGGATACACACTGGCACAGA ATCTGTTTAAGAGTCTCCAGTCAGGGTCTCAGTCTGCTCTACCTCCTCAGTTGCAGCTCTCGTTCTCAG aTGCAAACCAAAGCCAAGGCGGACATGTGAAGAGGAAGTCTCACTGA
- the ubn2a gene encoding ubinuclein-2a isoform X5: protein MAEPRKVQFVTLSAFAAGPGAECRKRRLDDVAVLNGDEGFEKPETGAGAAGLFIKTGDIDHDCGVGEVRGVTVRLNLNLAEPSEHSSVEFNYPELVQSLQVQAKKAPLSQTCLHDPSDPFNDDEREQQHLEALAKKFVNKYGNAAKKKRKDRMQDLIDIGFGYDESDPFIDNSEAYDELVPASLTTKLGGFYINTGTLQFRAASESEGEEGSKEGTSSKVKDGEEQFKKRKRKEGTGLEEKKPRKNRAPKQGVSALNMHRPEKKKRKKLMKDSLSLAAMLRRFTREKEEMHKKNMGPLHPGLTTHHANHMRHNSYTHGNSSSSAVAAGNSNNDISLADLTADPAMISLLSSANESELQDLLSDLDFTMLDANPLTSSPGRENGMMGVGGCLGPKAGGAAMGRGQVAAGMLSPPLLPDGLPAPLTKRIEDLRAASRQFDQEGRKKFFTLDMNNILLDIELQVQEQPVVVRSAIYSHMEAFVPCNKEALLKRLKKLSLNIQDDRLRTPLLKLKLAVCSVMPEQIARYSMDCMAKTAAKQQSEEVEKNGSEDDDEEKPGKRVMGPRKKFLWDDKLRVLLCNLVRVKLSYYEQEPQCSLSVEDYLKAFMENEVKPLWPKGWMQARMLFKESRAVHGHLTGLGRKKVVPTSKMSKTKVWIHRPGPVVINPAPSPTLAVRPQTASPSEPICLSDSLDEDLAANSLDSISQALALLSNAAKDLAQNNGPLSSSPPVVSGPAPVTHYSSTAVQSLTVKVESPVMTLANVNTLSTSASPSLSSLPASTSGSRPEAFVTMKDIGSLSQAQIHQIAATYRPATGIKSPSPPKPRPPPTALPLLLPQQQKPFNPPMARPGSAAASPTGLAKNSANKPGGIVVNVSQQPRGNSHTPQPPPRVPSSPSPVPSSPSTSSSHTKHKVVSQSSFITPMQVTLTKSPHSSSSPIIKLTPRPPASTPPPSSSQSSSPTVPHARPQVISSPLQYSPKSPAFRPSFSMQSVVAVKPGAGSYSFAGGQKAPLSAGGSATNPSSVSTPPSGTRQENNVSPLANHGQRQRPVGGNTKATAIRCAATTLPSSTSSSHLSQVSSAAGSSLLGSVPPSLPLGFGMLGGLVPVSLPFQLPPLLNFTPPGAPGCSTMGSPPGTNSGYTLAQNLFKSLQSGSQSALPPQLQLSFSDANQSQGGHVKRKSH from the exons ATGGCCGAACCGAGAAAAGTACAGTTTGTCACCCTGTCGGCCTTCGCCGCCGGCCCGGGCGCCGAATGCAGGAAACGTCGACTGGACGACGTGGCCGTGCTGAACGGAGACGAGGGCTTTGAGAAGCCCGAGACAGGGGCAGGGGCGGCGGGTTTGTTCATCAAAACCGGCGACATCGACCACGACTGCGGCGTCGGGGAGGTGAGAGGAGTTACCGTACGGCTTAACCTGAACCTCGCAGAACCCAGCGAGCACTCGTCGGTCGAGTTCAACTACCCGGAGCTCGTCCAGTCTCTACAGGTACAG GCAAAAAAGGCACCTCTGAGTCAAACTTGTCTCCATGATCCCAGTGACCCTTTCAATGATGATGAGAGGGAGCAGCAACACTTGGAAGCTTTGGCCAAAAAGTTTGTAAACAAATAT ggaAATGCTGctaagaagaagaggaaggacCGAATGCAGGACCTGATTGATATTGGGTTTGGTTATGATGAGAGCGACCCATTCATAGACAACTCTGAAGCT TATGATGAACTTGTTCCGGCATCTCTGACTACCAAACTGGGGGGCTTCTACATCAACACGGGTACACTGCAGTTCCGCGCTGCCTCTGAGTCTGAGGGAGAGGAGGGAAGCAAGGAGGGTACATCTAGT AAGGTAAAGGATGGTGAAGAGCAGTTCAAGAAGCGGAAACGAAAAGAGGGAACCGGATTGGAAGAGAAGAAACCTCGAAAGAACAGAGCACCCAAGCAAGG GGTTAGTGCCCTCAACATGCACCGGCCAGAGAAGAAGAAACGCAAGAAGCTAATGAAGGACTCGCTGTCCTTGGCGGCCATGCTGCGCCGCTTTACCCGTGAGAAGGAGGAGATGCACAAGAAGAACATGGGGCCACTGCACCCCGGACTGACCACCCATCATGCCAACCACATGCGCCACAACTCCTACAcccatggcaacagcagctcTTCAGCAGTCGCTGCTGGCAACAGCAACAATGATATCTCGCTAGCTGATCTGACAGCCGACCCGGCCATGATATCGCTGCTGAGCTCAGCCAATGAGAGTGAGCTGCAGGACCTCCTGAGTGACCTGGATTTCACCATGCTGGATGCTAATCCTCTGACCTCCAGCCCTGGTCGAGAGAATGGAATGATGGGAGTTGGAGGTTGTCTGGGACCGAAGGCAGGTGGGGCTGCAATGGGGAGGGGTCAAGTGGCAGCAGGAATGCTGTCACCCCCCTTGCTACCTGACGGACTGCCTGCGCCTCTCACCAAACGCATTGAGGATCTGCGTGCG GCATCAAGACAGTTTGACCAGGAAGGCAGGAAGAAGTTCTTCACTTTGGACATGAACAACATCCTGCTGGA CATCGAGCTGCAAGTACAGGAGCAGCCGGTGGTGGTGCGCTCGGCCATTTACTCGCACATGGAGGCCTTCGTCCCCTGCAACAAAGAGGCTCTGCTCAAGCGCCTCAAGAAGCTGAGCCTCAACATACAA GACGACCGTCTTCGCACGCCCCTACTGAAGCTCAAGCTGGCAGTGTGCAGCGTGATGCCAGAGCAGATCGCAAGATACAGCATGGACTGCATGGCAAAGACCGCGGCAAA gcagCAATctgaggaggtggagaagaatGGCTCTGAAGATGACGATGAGGAGAAACCTGGGAAGAGGGTCATGGGACCAAGGAAGAAGTTTCTCTGGGATGACAAACTCAG ggtCCTGCTGTGTAACCTTGTACGGGTGAAGCTCAGCTACTATGAGCAGGAGCCCCAGTGCTCCCTCTCTGTGGAGGACTACCTCAAGGCCTTTATGGAGAATGAGGTCAAGCCGCTTTGGCCTAAAGGATGGATGCAGGCCAG aATGCTGTTTAAAGAGAGTCGGGCTGTGCATGGACATCTCACTGGCCT CGGCAGGAAAAAGGTGGTCCCCACCTCCAAAATGTCCAAGACCAAG GTTTGGATCCACAGGCCCGGTCCGGTTGTTATCAACCCGGCTCCTTCACCCACCCTGGCAGTTCGCCCACAGACCGCGTCCCCCTCAGAGCCCATCTGCCTTTCTGATTCACTGGACGAAGACTTGGCTGCCAACTCTCTGGACTCTATTTCGCAGGCTCTTGCTCTCCTGAGCAACGCTGCTAAGGATCTTGCCCAAAACAACGGCCCCTTGTCCTCCTCCCCACCCGTCGTGTCTGGACCGGCTCCGGTCACTCACTACTCCTCCACCGCGGTACAGTCCCTTACTGTCAAGGTGGAGAGTCCAGTCATGACGCTGGCTAACGTCAACACTTTATCTACCTCTGCCTCTCCGTCGCTCTCTTCCCTGCCTGCCTCCACCTCAGGGTCCCGCCCCGAGGCTTTTGTGACTATGAAGGACATCGGCTCACTGTCACAAGCTCAGATACACCAGATTGCAGCAACGTACCGGCCGGCCACTGGGATCAAATCCCCCTCCCCGCCCAAACCGCGGCCGCCACCCACTGCATTGCCTCTCCTACTTCCCCAGCAGCAGAAGCCTTTCAACCCCCCGATGGCAAGGCCGGGTTCAGCTGCGGCATCGCCAACTGGACTGGCCAAGAATTCGGCTAATAAACCTGGCGGGATTGTGGTGAATGTTTCTCAGCAGCCCCGTGGGAATTCCCACACCCCTCAGCCTCCACCTCGTGTCCCTAGCTCACCCTCCCCAGTGCCATCTTCCCCCTCAACCTCTTCATCCCACACAAAGCACAAAGTAGTTTCGCAGTCCAGCTTCATCACACCCATGCAAGTTACCCTAACAAAGTCCCCCCACAGCAGCAGCTCCCCAATCATAAAACTCACACCACGCCCCCCTGCCTCTACCCCACCACCCTCATCCTCCCAGTCCTCGTCCCCTACAGTCCCACATGCGCGTCCACAGGTGATATCCAGCCCTCTCCAGTACAGCCCCAAGAGTCCCGCCTTCAGACCCTCCTTTTCCATGCAGAGCGTTGTGGCAGTCAAACCAGGGGCAGGCAGTTACAGCTTTGCAGGTGGACAGAAAGCGCCCCTCAGTGCAGGTGGCAGTGCCACCAACCCCAGTTCTGTCAGCACACCTCCTTCAGGCACTCGCCAAGAAAACAACGTCTCCCCATTAGCCAATCACGGACAGAGGCAAAGGCCGGTGGGGGGCAACACCAAGGCCACGGCCATCCGATGTGCGGCAACCACgctaccctcctccacatcgTCCTCACACCTCTCTCAA GTGTCAtcagcagcaggcagcagcTTGTTGGGCTCGGTTCCCCCATCACTGCCCCTGGGCTTTGGCATGTTGGGTGGACTGGTCCCAGTCTCCCTGCCCTTCCAATTACCCCCCCTGCTCAATTTCACTCCGCCCGGTGCTCCAGGCTGCAGCACCATGGGCTCCCCACCTGGAACCAACTCAGGATACACACTGGCACAGA ATCTGTTTAAGAGTCTCCAGTCAGGGTCTCAGTCTGCTCTACCTCCTCAGTTGCAGCTCTCGTTCTCAG aTGCAAACCAAAGCCAAGGCGGACATGTGAAGAGGAAGTCTCACTGA
- the ubn2a gene encoding ubinuclein-2a isoform X2, whose amino-acid sequence MAEPRKVQFVTLSAFAAGPGAECRKRRLDDVAVLNGDEGFEKPETGAGAAGLFIKTGDIDHDCGVGEVRGVTVRLNLNLAEPSEHSSVEFNYPELVQSLQVQAKKAPLSQTCLHDPSDPFNDDEREQQHLEALAKKFVNKYGNAAKKKRKDRMQDLIDIGFGYDESDPFIDNSEAYDELVPASLTTKLGGFYINTGTLQFRAASESEGEEGSKEGTSSVKDGEEQFKKRKRKEGTGLEEKKPRKNRAPKQGVSALNMHRPEKKKRKKLMKDSLSLAAMLRRFTREKEEMHKKNMGPLHPGLTTHHANHMRHNSYTHGNSSSSAVAAGNSNNDISLADLTADPAMISLLSSANESELQDLLSDLDFTMLDANPLTSSPGRENGMMGVGGCLGPKAGGAAMGRGQVAAGMLSPPLLPDGLPAPLTKRIEDLRAASRQFDQEGRKKFFTLDMNNILLDIELQVQEQPVVVRSAIYSHMEAFVPCNKEALLKRLKKLSLNIQSRPLALLQDDRLRTPLLKLKLAVCSVMPEQIARYSMDCMAKTAAKQQSEEVEKNGSEDDDEEKPGKRVMGPRKKFLWDDKLRVLLCNLVRVKLSYYEQEPQCSLSVEDYLKAFMENEVKPLWPKGWMQARMLFKESRAVHGHLTGLGRKKVVPTSKMSKTKVWIHRPGPVVINPAPSPTLAVRPQTASPSEPICLSDSLDEDLAANSLDSISQALALLSNAAKDLAQNNGPLSSSPPVVSGPAPVTHYSSTAVQSLTVKVESPVMTLANVNTLSTSASPSLSSLPASTSGSRPEAFVTMKDIGSLSQAQIHQIAATYRPATGIKSPSPPKPRPPPTALPLLLPQQQKPFNPPMARPGSAAASPTGLAKNSANKPGGIVVNVSQQPRGNSHTPQPPPRVPSSPSPVPSSPSTSSSHTKHKVVSQSSFITPMQVTLTKSPHSSSSPIIKLTPRPPASTPPPSSSQSSSPTVPHARPQVISSPLQYSPKSPAFRPSFSMQSVVAVKPGAGSYSFAGGQKAPLSAGGSATNPSSVSTPPSGTRQENNVSPLANHGQRQRPVGGNTKATAIRCAATTLPSSTSSSHLSQVSSAAGSSLLGSVPPSLPLGFGMLGGLVPVSLPFQLPPLLNFTPPGAPGCSTMGSPPGTNSGYTLAQNLFKSLQSGSQSALPPQLQLSFSDANQSQGGHVKRKSH is encoded by the exons ATGGCCGAACCGAGAAAAGTACAGTTTGTCACCCTGTCGGCCTTCGCCGCCGGCCCGGGCGCCGAATGCAGGAAACGTCGACTGGACGACGTGGCCGTGCTGAACGGAGACGAGGGCTTTGAGAAGCCCGAGACAGGGGCAGGGGCGGCGGGTTTGTTCATCAAAACCGGCGACATCGACCACGACTGCGGCGTCGGGGAGGTGAGAGGAGTTACCGTACGGCTTAACCTGAACCTCGCAGAACCCAGCGAGCACTCGTCGGTCGAGTTCAACTACCCGGAGCTCGTCCAGTCTCTACAGGTACAG GCAAAAAAGGCACCTCTGAGTCAAACTTGTCTCCATGATCCCAGTGACCCTTTCAATGATGATGAGAGGGAGCAGCAACACTTGGAAGCTTTGGCCAAAAAGTTTGTAAACAAATAT ggaAATGCTGctaagaagaagaggaaggacCGAATGCAGGACCTGATTGATATTGGGTTTGGTTATGATGAGAGCGACCCATTCATAGACAACTCTGAAGCT TATGATGAACTTGTTCCGGCATCTCTGACTACCAAACTGGGGGGCTTCTACATCAACACGGGTACACTGCAGTTCCGCGCTGCCTCTGAGTCTGAGGGAGAGGAGGGAAGCAAGGAGGGTACATCTAGT GTAAAGGATGGTGAAGAGCAGTTCAAGAAGCGGAAACGAAAAGAGGGAACCGGATTGGAAGAGAAGAAACCTCGAAAGAACAGAGCACCCAAGCAAGG GGTTAGTGCCCTCAACATGCACCGGCCAGAGAAGAAGAAACGCAAGAAGCTAATGAAGGACTCGCTGTCCTTGGCGGCCATGCTGCGCCGCTTTACCCGTGAGAAGGAGGAGATGCACAAGAAGAACATGGGGCCACTGCACCCCGGACTGACCACCCATCATGCCAACCACATGCGCCACAACTCCTACAcccatggcaacagcagctcTTCAGCAGTCGCTGCTGGCAACAGCAACAATGATATCTCGCTAGCTGATCTGACAGCCGACCCGGCCATGATATCGCTGCTGAGCTCAGCCAATGAGAGTGAGCTGCAGGACCTCCTGAGTGACCTGGATTTCACCATGCTGGATGCTAATCCTCTGACCTCCAGCCCTGGTCGAGAGAATGGAATGATGGGAGTTGGAGGTTGTCTGGGACCGAAGGCAGGTGGGGCTGCAATGGGGAGGGGTCAAGTGGCAGCAGGAATGCTGTCACCCCCCTTGCTACCTGACGGACTGCCTGCGCCTCTCACCAAACGCATTGAGGATCTGCGTGCG GCATCAAGACAGTTTGACCAGGAAGGCAGGAAGAAGTTCTTCACTTTGGACATGAACAACATCCTGCTGGA CATCGAGCTGCAAGTACAGGAGCAGCCGGTGGTGGTGCGCTCGGCCATTTACTCGCACATGGAGGCCTTCGTCCCCTGCAACAAAGAGGCTCTGCTCAAGCGCCTCAAGAAGCTGAGCCTCAACATACAA TCGCGACCCTTGGCCCTGTTGCAGGACGACCGTCTTCGCACGCCCCTACTGAAGCTCAAGCTGGCAGTGTGCAGCGTGATGCCAGAGCAGATCGCAAGATACAGCATGGACTGCATGGCAAAGACCGCGGCAAA gcagCAATctgaggaggtggagaagaatGGCTCTGAAGATGACGATGAGGAGAAACCTGGGAAGAGGGTCATGGGACCAAGGAAGAAGTTTCTCTGGGATGACAAACTCAG ggtCCTGCTGTGTAACCTTGTACGGGTGAAGCTCAGCTACTATGAGCAGGAGCCCCAGTGCTCCCTCTCTGTGGAGGACTACCTCAAGGCCTTTATGGAGAATGAGGTCAAGCCGCTTTGGCCTAAAGGATGGATGCAGGCCAG aATGCTGTTTAAAGAGAGTCGGGCTGTGCATGGACATCTCACTGGCCT CGGCAGGAAAAAGGTGGTCCCCACCTCCAAAATGTCCAAGACCAAG GTTTGGATCCACAGGCCCGGTCCGGTTGTTATCAACCCGGCTCCTTCACCCACCCTGGCAGTTCGCCCACAGACCGCGTCCCCCTCAGAGCCCATCTGCCTTTCTGATTCACTGGACGAAGACTTGGCTGCCAACTCTCTGGACTCTATTTCGCAGGCTCTTGCTCTCCTGAGCAACGCTGCTAAGGATCTTGCCCAAAACAACGGCCCCTTGTCCTCCTCCCCACCCGTCGTGTCTGGACCGGCTCCGGTCACTCACTACTCCTCCACCGCGGTACAGTCCCTTACTGTCAAGGTGGAGAGTCCAGTCATGACGCTGGCTAACGTCAACACTTTATCTACCTCTGCCTCTCCGTCGCTCTCTTCCCTGCCTGCCTCCACCTCAGGGTCCCGCCCCGAGGCTTTTGTGACTATGAAGGACATCGGCTCACTGTCACAAGCTCAGATACACCAGATTGCAGCAACGTACCGGCCGGCCACTGGGATCAAATCCCCCTCCCCGCCCAAACCGCGGCCGCCACCCACTGCATTGCCTCTCCTACTTCCCCAGCAGCAGAAGCCTTTCAACCCCCCGATGGCAAGGCCGGGTTCAGCTGCGGCATCGCCAACTGGACTGGCCAAGAATTCGGCTAATAAACCTGGCGGGATTGTGGTGAATGTTTCTCAGCAGCCCCGTGGGAATTCCCACACCCCTCAGCCTCCACCTCGTGTCCCTAGCTCACCCTCCCCAGTGCCATCTTCCCCCTCAACCTCTTCATCCCACACAAAGCACAAAGTAGTTTCGCAGTCCAGCTTCATCACACCCATGCAAGTTACCCTAACAAAGTCCCCCCACAGCAGCAGCTCCCCAATCATAAAACTCACACCACGCCCCCCTGCCTCTACCCCACCACCCTCATCCTCCCAGTCCTCGTCCCCTACAGTCCCACATGCGCGTCCACAGGTGATATCCAGCCCTCTCCAGTACAGCCCCAAGAGTCCCGCCTTCAGACCCTCCTTTTCCATGCAGAGCGTTGTGGCAGTCAAACCAGGGGCAGGCAGTTACAGCTTTGCAGGTGGACAGAAAGCGCCCCTCAGTGCAGGTGGCAGTGCCACCAACCCCAGTTCTGTCAGCACACCTCCTTCAGGCACTCGCCAAGAAAACAACGTCTCCCCATTAGCCAATCACGGACAGAGGCAAAGGCCGGTGGGGGGCAACACCAAGGCCACGGCCATCCGATGTGCGGCAACCACgctaccctcctccacatcgTCCTCACACCTCTCTCAA GTGTCAtcagcagcaggcagcagcTTGTTGGGCTCGGTTCCCCCATCACTGCCCCTGGGCTTTGGCATGTTGGGTGGACTGGTCCCAGTCTCCCTGCCCTTCCAATTACCCCCCCTGCTCAATTTCACTCCGCCCGGTGCTCCAGGCTGCAGCACCATGGGCTCCCCACCTGGAACCAACTCAGGATACACACTGGCACAGA ATCTGTTTAAGAGTCTCCAGTCAGGGTCTCAGTCTGCTCTACCTCCTCAGTTGCAGCTCTCGTTCTCAG aTGCAAACCAAAGCCAAGGCGGACATGTGAAGAGGAAGTCTCACTGA